A genome region from Littorina saxatilis isolate snail1 linkage group LG16, US_GU_Lsax_2.0, whole genome shotgun sequence includes the following:
- the LOC138950695 gene encoding uncharacterized protein isoform X2, translating to MAEPVEEPAEPIDVSEETIAVSEVKPIEESSAQTEVSSEQAESSAQKAEPHEIDVCKQRVKEWYPNLPEQAYFVPAVYMNRTQHKPEKIAGQEVYVLQPLNQDSDGRDDAANNTVLRCIKQLARGQVFGVPKQVMFVVSQLEFRNYLNNMSANAQTSALPRAVDDDLQKQKKGEGDFDTLIIHREFGVIACEIKAVGDNFASINLTEAQQIENIEKRVSSAVKQLQKSRVVLKHLVSDYPKPPRIRVTLMVPNISVEQLGKVLSKSKQLRERLCGSLDIDKTRDPIPKCFTSDNVNKLTDWWQQCIELDGPDSAMTDDLYLDLVARFGGPATTVTVPCSTVPCLAKAHRPVVRTPGEGVVETANRFAPADIVLHPTQLDVLHKEASEPLVYLCGPPGTGKSLILILRALAWIQEKRKPVHVVSTREGNMAASHMINQQLKEMTKQTDSGQENGIAEPAENPWVHLHIFDLPIQMKPAVEELAKLESAGELFVIVDEACDVFTGYSEKNFTEFCTRLQERVGEGLHLWAAGMYHKLKPPDFKEVVLKTALRTPPSITRHVMQHRAIGEGKDVHGYEASSVPLPAYGPEPDVVLHQGKEHDDVKDPHDCFKCGQKVAEILNTLHVGRRGRVAGNNPQPPRCRDVIVLTWDSYFREETTGRTAREASSLIRGLRHSGFPVTVLETGDADAVGAVATMSGPDEIVAAGSRFVQGLERKIVVYVETAQPVYYDLDWARLCSMSRSTSKLIHVKPLDQPPRRYQHQPAIDPKTGKHIMYPDCHT from the exons ATGGCAGAACCAGTGGAAGAACCTGCCGAACCGATAGACGTGTCTGAGGAAACGATTGCAGTGTCTGAAGTCAAACCAATAGAAGAATCTTCAGCACAGACGGAAGTATCTTCCGAACAGGCTGAATCTTCAGCACAGAAGGCAGAACCCCATGAGATTGATGTGTGCAAGCAGCGTGTTAAGGAGTGGTACCCCAACCTTCCTGAACAAGCCTACTTTGTGCCTGCAGTGTACATGAACCGAACACAACATAAGCCAGAGAAGATCGCGGGACAAGAGGTGTACGTCCTACAGCCTCTCAACCAGGACAGTGATGGTCGTGATGACGCCGCGAACAACACAGTCTTGAGATGCATCAAGCAGCTGGCACGAGGGCAAGTCTTCGGCGTTCCAAAGCAGGTCATGTTCGTCGTTTCACAGCTGGAGTTCCGGAACTATCTTAACAACATGTCAGCGAATGCCCAAACCAGTGCACTGCCCAGAGCTGTAGACGACGACTTGCAAAAGCAGAAGAAAGGCGAGGGAGATTTCGATACGTTGATCATCCACCGAGAGTTTGGTGTCATAGCTTGTGAGATTAAAGCTGTTGGGGACAACTTTGCTTCGATTAACCTTACAGAGGCGCAACAGATCGAAAATATTGAGAAAAGGGTATCCAGTGCTGTCAAACAGCTGCAGAAGTCTCGTGTTGTGCTGAAACACCTGGTGTCAGATTATCCCAAACCTCCCAGGATCAGAGTCACGCTGATGGTTCCAAACATCTCTGTGGAGCAGCTGGGTAAAGTTCTGAGTAAATCAAAGCAGCTGAGGGAG CGACTCTGCGGCAGTCTTGACATCGACAAAACCAGGGACCCAATCCCAAAGTGTTTTACATCTGATAATGTCAACAAACTTACTGACTGGTGGCAACAGTGTATCGAATTGGATGGACCAGATTCTGCCATGACAGATGACCTTTATTTGGACCTTGTGGCTAG GTTTGGAGGTCCAGCAACCACAGTCACTGTGCCTTGTTCAACAGTGCCTTGCCTGGCCAAAGCCCACAGACCAGTTGTCCGCACACCGGGGGAAGGAGTGGTGGAAACTGCCAACAGATTTGCCCCAGCTGATATTGTTCTCCATCCTACACAGCTAGATGTATTACACAAGGAAGCATCAGAGCCCCTGGTCTACCTTTGTGGTCCTCCTGGTACAGGGAAATCTTTGATTCTGATTCTGAGAGCTCTGGCCTGGATCCAGGAGAAACGCAAACCCGTGCATGTCGTGAGCACTAGGGAAGGCAACATGGCGGCGTCACACATGATCAATCAACAGTTGAAGGAGATGACGAAACAAACCGACAGTGGTCAAGAAAACGGAATAGCAGAACCAGCTGAGAATCCCTGGGTTCACCTGCACATATTTGACCTGCCTATACAAATGAAGCCTGCCGTGGAAGAACTTGCTAAATTAGAATCAGCAGGAGAACTCTTCGTTATTGTGGACGAAGCATGTGATGTTTTCACGGG TTACAGTGAGAAGAACTTTACTGAGTTCTGCACCAGACTTCAGGAGCGTGTAGGGGAAGGCTTGCATCTGTGGGCGGCTGGCATGTACCACAAGTTGAAACCGCCTGACTTCAAGGAGGTCGTGCTGAAAACTGCCCTGAGAACACCGCCGTCAATCACTCGCCACGTGATGCAACATCGCGCCATAG GTGAAGGGAAAGATGTCCACGGCTATGAAGCATCCAGCGTCCCACTGCCTGCGTATGGTCCAGAACCCGACGTGGTGCTCCACCAAGGAAAAGAACATGACGACGTCAAGGACCCGCATGACTGCTTTAAGTGCGGACAAAAAGTAGCTGAAATTCTAAACACTCTTCACGTTGGCAGACGAG GTCGGGTAGCCGGAAACAACCCACAACCCCCACGTTGCAGAGATGTCATTGTCCTCACCTGGGACAGTTACTTCCGTGAGGAAACTACAGGTAGGACAGCCCGAGAAGCCAGCAGTCTCATACGAGGTCTGAGACATTCTGGTTTTCCAGTCACTGTGCTGGAAACGGGAGATGCTGATGCTGTTGGAGCCGTGGCTACCATGTCAGGGCCTGACGAAATTGTAGCGGCAGGCTCACGTTTTGTCCAAGGCTTGGAAAGGAAGATCGTGGTTTATGTGGAGACTGCACAGCCCGTGTACTACGATCTAGACTGGGCTCGTCTGTGCTCGATGTCACGGTCCACATCCAAGCTGATCCATGTCAAACCCCTAGACCAGCCTCCTCGTAGATATCAGCATCAACCAGCAATAGACCCCAAAACCGGTAAACACATTATGTACCCGGATTGTCACACCTGA
- the LOC138950695 gene encoding uncharacterized protein isoform X1: MAEPVEEPAEPIDVSEETIAVSEVKPIEESSAQTEVSSEQAESSAQKAEPHEIDVCKQRVKEWYPNLPEQAYFVPAVYMNRTQHKPEKIAGQEVYVLQPLNQDSDGRDDAANNTVLRCIKQLARGQVFGVPKQVMFVVSQLEFRNYLNNMSANAQTSALPRAVDDDLQKQKKGEGDFDTLIIHREFGVIACEIKAVGDNFASINLTEAQQIENIEKRVSSAVKQLQKSRVVLKHLVSDYPKPPRIRVTLMVPNISVEQLGKVLSKSKQLRERLCGSLDIDKTRDPIPKCFTSDNVNKLTDWWQQCIELDGPDSAMTDDLYLDLVARFGGPATTVTVPCSTVPCLAKAHRPVVRTPGEGVVETANRFAPADIVLHPTQLDVLHKEASEPLVYLCGPPGTGKSLILILRALAWIQEKRKPVHVVSTREGNMAASHMINQQLKEMTKQTDSGQENGIAEPAENPWVHLHIFDLPIQMKPAVEELAKLESAGELFVIVDEACDVFTGSYSEKNFTEFCTRLQERVGEGLHLWAAGMYHKLKPPDFKEVVLKTALRTPPSITRHVMQHRAIGEGKDVHGYEASSVPLPAYGPEPDVVLHQGKEHDDVKDPHDCFKCGQKVAEILNTLHVGRRGRVAGNNPQPPRCRDVIVLTWDSYFREETTGRTAREASSLIRGLRHSGFPVTVLETGDADAVGAVATMSGPDEIVAAGSRFVQGLERKIVVYVETAQPVYYDLDWARLCSMSRSTSKLIHVKPLDQPPRRYQHQPAIDPKTGKHIMYPDCHT; the protein is encoded by the exons ATGGCAGAACCAGTGGAAGAACCTGCCGAACCGATAGACGTGTCTGAGGAAACGATTGCAGTGTCTGAAGTCAAACCAATAGAAGAATCTTCAGCACAGACGGAAGTATCTTCCGAACAGGCTGAATCTTCAGCACAGAAGGCAGAACCCCATGAGATTGATGTGTGCAAGCAGCGTGTTAAGGAGTGGTACCCCAACCTTCCTGAACAAGCCTACTTTGTGCCTGCAGTGTACATGAACCGAACACAACATAAGCCAGAGAAGATCGCGGGACAAGAGGTGTACGTCCTACAGCCTCTCAACCAGGACAGTGATGGTCGTGATGACGCCGCGAACAACACAGTCTTGAGATGCATCAAGCAGCTGGCACGAGGGCAAGTCTTCGGCGTTCCAAAGCAGGTCATGTTCGTCGTTTCACAGCTGGAGTTCCGGAACTATCTTAACAACATGTCAGCGAATGCCCAAACCAGTGCACTGCCCAGAGCTGTAGACGACGACTTGCAAAAGCAGAAGAAAGGCGAGGGAGATTTCGATACGTTGATCATCCACCGAGAGTTTGGTGTCATAGCTTGTGAGATTAAAGCTGTTGGGGACAACTTTGCTTCGATTAACCTTACAGAGGCGCAACAGATCGAAAATATTGAGAAAAGGGTATCCAGTGCTGTCAAACAGCTGCAGAAGTCTCGTGTTGTGCTGAAACACCTGGTGTCAGATTATCCCAAACCTCCCAGGATCAGAGTCACGCTGATGGTTCCAAACATCTCTGTGGAGCAGCTGGGTAAAGTTCTGAGTAAATCAAAGCAGCTGAGGGAG CGACTCTGCGGCAGTCTTGACATCGACAAAACCAGGGACCCAATCCCAAAGTGTTTTACATCTGATAATGTCAACAAACTTACTGACTGGTGGCAACAGTGTATCGAATTGGATGGACCAGATTCTGCCATGACAGATGACCTTTATTTGGACCTTGTGGCTAG GTTTGGAGGTCCAGCAACCACAGTCACTGTGCCTTGTTCAACAGTGCCTTGCCTGGCCAAAGCCCACAGACCAGTTGTCCGCACACCGGGGGAAGGAGTGGTGGAAACTGCCAACAGATTTGCCCCAGCTGATATTGTTCTCCATCCTACACAGCTAGATGTATTACACAAGGAAGCATCAGAGCCCCTGGTCTACCTTTGTGGTCCTCCTGGTACAGGGAAATCTTTGATTCTGATTCTGAGAGCTCTGGCCTGGATCCAGGAGAAACGCAAACCCGTGCATGTCGTGAGCACTAGGGAAGGCAACATGGCGGCGTCACACATGATCAATCAACAGTTGAAGGAGATGACGAAACAAACCGACAGTGGTCAAGAAAACGGAATAGCAGAACCAGCTGAGAATCCCTGGGTTCACCTGCACATATTTGACCTGCCTATACAAATGAAGCCTGCCGTGGAAGAACTTGCTAAATTAGAATCAGCAGGAGAACTCTTCGTTATTGTGGACGAAGCATGTGATGTTTTCACGGG TAGTTACAGTGAGAAGAACTTTACTGAGTTCTGCACCAGACTTCAGGAGCGTGTAGGGGAAGGCTTGCATCTGTGGGCGGCTGGCATGTACCACAAGTTGAAACCGCCTGACTTCAAGGAGGTCGTGCTGAAAACTGCCCTGAGAACACCGCCGTCAATCACTCGCCACGTGATGCAACATCGCGCCATAG GTGAAGGGAAAGATGTCCACGGCTATGAAGCATCCAGCGTCCCACTGCCTGCGTATGGTCCAGAACCCGACGTGGTGCTCCACCAAGGAAAAGAACATGACGACGTCAAGGACCCGCATGACTGCTTTAAGTGCGGACAAAAAGTAGCTGAAATTCTAAACACTCTTCACGTTGGCAGACGAG GTCGGGTAGCCGGAAACAACCCACAACCCCCACGTTGCAGAGATGTCATTGTCCTCACCTGGGACAGTTACTTCCGTGAGGAAACTACAGGTAGGACAGCCCGAGAAGCCAGCAGTCTCATACGAGGTCTGAGACATTCTGGTTTTCCAGTCACTGTGCTGGAAACGGGAGATGCTGATGCTGTTGGAGCCGTGGCTACCATGTCAGGGCCTGACGAAATTGTAGCGGCAGGCTCACGTTTTGTCCAAGGCTTGGAAAGGAAGATCGTGGTTTATGTGGAGACTGCACAGCCCGTGTACTACGATCTAGACTGGGCTCGTCTGTGCTCGATGTCACGGTCCACATCCAAGCTGATCCATGTCAAACCCCTAGACCAGCCTCCTCGTAGATATCAGCATCAACCAGCAATAGACCCCAAAACCGGTAAACACATTATGTACCCGGATTGTCACACCTGA